From a region of the Branchiostoma floridae strain S238N-H82 chromosome 13, Bfl_VNyyK, whole genome shotgun sequence genome:
- the LOC118428845 gene encoding protein KIAA0556-like isoform X10 → MEHSSNRRRWGNTEDRKTPIKPAEESSLKEEIDPSYEEYLLLLQQRNRLVKKLKQKDDKQIELERREKGFALYVNGANQKGRKGKTPSPPKQPKSARRSKTAGGYPRTLDHQQLQELQAQDQEEQRFRAKTAPGKVQRRNWLQGSVHIRTNIGDKMRVAAPVVSPSPKLPPIISPSVPPLGCTFTVPRDSPVPSKLPCVNGTSFSTKDRDYCLPGTRCYQDYGEYSEDFDPGSDTDKEEEELARNMSLVLQGDSSDDNSDIEIDASKYENKSSSKQKHDVRSGQEDSRSSEEEEINEQLVLSINDVKTLRRSLEMNSSIQKNLAAAKKMEEPEEEIEEELEEDSLDEDKEPVEDSGGLEPGDMIVLEFAGTSKKELQRDLSAARKEKVQKEITLEAEPVKRKERPLSAARKVQPGPQQDWSADRAEVLQAVQTENMALENLRRDTRSAPLSRAKAVPSEDPAAVLEALQAENQQVEEYRRDTRSAPAQEPPQDRQGGDQALGGEASSPNRKDKDSFLQSGDSLAQVMDKVLQMDAKQQKMLLKALGKIEKSAQPVSPRASGKESGDGTAVIPDVRRVREVKPREVRRAGTPAWAKADRSEPIPQELETDNVRASSKQDKSEGTIEVFCEMLSNWGHPTRLGLTEMEFFDLEGKKIPVSEADVVVTAAEDKKGTVGCLVNGKTKTIKDRHMWSCSFGPDSPSVELVFNLHGQTNSQQGFGISKVKIWNYNKSLAELDIGVRHMRLYIGVDLVFNGEVDKGCGNQVFDYSTTVLVGDQEETKPTSEPELRSETRIINYSDAKLELPEVEEEPPRSQESARGVSSPNRRRQRTPRISKKMAARLDGLQSPESSSSRSSSSRESPTCPTSPMSYDRDSGLGTESARTDRTRESQEEPSLLQQVQKQARAVSRGSKQDWFEPARNSPDQSKAKPRTKPLWLQAEEERDGSSSDSTGPTVQDTGLNTTLDKMVHWPQKGVPELPTLLDNMERPDSKRRPRSGRRRGQTPENRSSKDRPTHTPDVVADEGEEARWRNRALSFESSDPETEKVAGLPKQRLQQPCPDKLQESWNSLSLFNHSHRGRITNMDQEGDVLDDYLSGNKRSKTAEPTKEEEEVPDTMEEIFEIPVLPEGRELRINIRTTWGDRHYVGLNGIEVFSSTGQPVKIAKIIADPSDINVLPDYSSDPRVVTNLTDGVNRTRDDIHMWLAPYTPNGNHYICLTFQQPCKVAMIRIWNYNKSRIHSFRGARDIEMMLDKSLIFKGEIAKASGLLQGDLDSFGDTILFTMDEEILEAMAQYDETYEGDVEDYDEEEEAPFERPSTADKGKQTVTGDRPFTTAKAAERQMAAQRQQQQQQQQQLQTQVPVGEPRPDAYQGQVLQLNFTGTWGDPHYLGLTGLEVLGWEGDPLTLSPRMVSATPRDITVLPGYEDDTRTLDKLVDGCNVTTADEHMWLIPFNEGDGHVLTVDLGQPQYLTGLRFWNYNKGREDTYRGAKVVHLVLDGQVISPPQGYLIRKAPGNCNYDYAQDISFSQSPVSSQPVKLSSQPLELSVSSYGGRPARWLDKTRQSKLMNEEASQDYEPLIMPCGFVFELQLLSTWGDPYYVGLNGLDFYNENGDQIQLTQNNIAAYPESVNVLPGVEGDVRTPDKLIDGNNCTNDGKNMWIAPVLPGVINRVYVIFDQPQTVSMIKLWNYSKTPTRGVKEFGVLVDDLVVYNGILGMVPATRGILPTCDAPTPYHTILFTDDDAIAQRERHTVIRYFHPNFYPVMPVPHLLSHPFFLQHGNQVPDDQDVKMTDDNRVMAHHRQPKKPSVDQALRPTTSVTGPGRGAHRR, encoded by the exons ATGGAAC ACTCCAGTAATAGAAGACGATGGGGCAATACTGAAGACAGGAAAACTCCTATCAAACCTGCGGAAGAG TCTTCACTGAAAGAAGAGATTGATCCTAGCTATGAGGAGTACCTGCTGCTGTTACAACAAAGAAACAG ACTAGTGAAGAAGCTGAAACAGAAGGATGATAAACAGATAGAACTAGAGAGGAGGGAAAAGGGGTTTGCCTTGTATGTAAATGGAGCCAACCAGAAAGGAAGGAAGGGGAAGACTCCATCTCCCCCTAAACAACCCAAGTCTGCACGGAGGAGCAAGACAGCTGGAG GGTACCCCCGTACCCTAGACCACCAGCAGCTTCAGGAATTGCAGGCACAGGATCAGGAGGAACAACGTTTTCGTGCCAAGACTGCGCCAGGGAAGGTTCAGCGTAGGAACTGGCTCCAAGGATCGGTCCACATCAGGACAAACATAGGGGACAAGATGAGAGTGGCAGCTCCAG TTGTTTCTCCCTCACCCAAGCTGCCCCCTATTATTTCCCCCTCTGTTCCACCTCTTGGCTGTACCTTCACTGTTCCAAGGGACAGCCCTGTCCCCTCCAAGCTTCCTTGTGTCAATGGAACCtcttttagcaccaaggacagggactaTTGTCTTCCAGGCACACGCTGCTATCAGGACT ATGGAGAGTACTCTGAGGACTTTGACCCTGGGAGTGAtacagacaaagaagaagaggagttaGCCAGGAACATGTCACTAGTTCTACAGGGGGATTCTTCTGATGACAACAGTGACATAGAGATTGATGCATCTAAATATGAGAACAAATCCTCAAGTAAACAG AAGCACGATGTTAGAAGTGGGCAGGAAGACAGCAGGAGCTCAGAGGAAGAAGAAATCAATGAACAGCTGGTGTTGAGTATTAATGATGTGAAGACGTTGAGAAGAAGTCTTGAGATGAACTCAAGTATACAGAAGAACCTTGCTGCTGCCAAGAAG ATGGAAGAACCAGAAGAAGAGATAGAAGAGGAGTTGGAAGAAGATAGCCTTGATGAGGAtaaag AACCTGTTGAAGACAGTGGTGGACTGGAACCAGGAGATATGATTGTACTGGAGTTTGCTGGTACAAGTAAAAAGG AACTTCAAAGAGATCTGTCAGCTGCAAG GAAAGAAAAGGTGCAAAAGGAGATAACTTTAGAAGCAG AACCAGTGAAAAGGAAGGAGCGCCCCCTTTCAGCAGCTAGGAAAGTGCAGCCAGGTCCCCAGCAGGACTGGAGTGCAGACAGGGCAGAGGTACTGCAGGCAGTACAGACTGAGAACATGGCACTGGAGAACCTGAGGAGGGACACCAGGAGTGCACCACTCAGTAGGgccaag GCTGTCCCTAGTGAGGACCCTGCTGCTGTGTTAGAAGCCCTGCAGGCTGAGAACCAGCAGGTAGAGGAGTATAGGAGGGACACCAGGTCTGCACCTGCACAGGAGCCTCCTCAGGACAGGCAGGGGGGAGATCAG gCCCTTGGGGGAGAAGCTTCTTCCCCAAACAGGAAAGATAAGGACAGTTTCCTACAGTCTGGGGACTCCCTGGCTCAAGTCATGGACAAGGTTCTACAGATGGATGCTAA ACAACAGAAGATGCTCCTGAAGGCCCTAGGTAAGATAGAGAAGTCAGCACAGCCTGTGTCTCCCAGGGCCTCAGGAAAGGAGAGTGGAGATGGGACAGCCGTCATACCTGATGTCAGGCGGGTCAGAGAAGTGAAACCCAGAGAGGTGAGGAGAGCAGGGACGCCTGCATGGGCCAAGGCTGATAGGAGTGAGCCTATACCACAG GAGCTTGAAACAGATAATGTCAGGGCCAGCAGTAAGCAGGATAAAAGCGAGGGTACGATAGAGGTGTTCTGTGAGATGTTATCCAACTGGGGACACCCCACCAGACTGGGGCTGACAGAGATGGAGTTCTTCGACCTGGAAGGGAAGAAGATACCAGTATCTGAAGCTGATGTTGTGGTAACCGCGGCTGAGGACAAGAAGGGAACTGTTGGATGTCTGGTCAATGGCAAAACTAAG acAATCAAAGACCGTCACATGTGGAGCTGTAGTTTTGGTCCTGACAGCCCTTCTGTAGAGCTGGTGTTTAACTTACACGGACAGACTAACAGCCAACAGGGCTTCGGTATCTCCAAGGTCAAGATATGGAACTACAACAAGAGTCTTGCG GAACTAGACATTGGTGTGCGACACATGAGACTGTACATTGGAGTTGACCTGGTATTCAACGGCGAGGTGGATAAAGGCTGTGGGAACCAGGTGTTTGATTACAGCACCACCGTGCTGGTGGGAGACCAGGAGGAGACCAAGCCCACATCAGAGCCAGAACTGCGGTCTGAGACCAGAATCATTAACTATTCTGATGCCAAGTTGGAGCTGCCTGAAGTGGAAGAGGAACCACCTCGGAGTCAGGAGTCTGCAAGAg GAGTGAGCTCCCCTAACAGAAGGAGACAGAGAACACCTCGGATCTCCAAGAAGATGGCTGCCAGGCTGGACGGCCTCCAGAGCCCTGAGTCATCTTCTTCACGCTCGTCGTCTTCTCGAGAAAGTCCTACATGTCCTACAAGTCCTAtgag CTATGACAGGGATTCAGGACTAGGGACAGAAAGTGCACGGACAGACAGAACAAGAGAAAGCCAGGAAGAACCATCCCTATTACAACAAGTGCAGAAACAagccag GGCTGTGTCTAGAGGCAGTAAGCAAGACTGGTTTGAGCCAGCCAGAAATTCTCCTGACCA AAGTAAAGCCAAGCCAAGAACCAAGCCTCTGTGGCTGCAGGCAGAAG AAGAAAGAGATGGCAGTAGCTCAGATTCTACTGGGCCCACAGTGCAGGACACAGGACTCAACACTACCCTGGACAAGATGGTGCATTGGCCACAGAAAGG TGTTCCAGAGTTGCCCACCTTACTGGACAACATGGAGAGACCAGACAGTAAGAGGAGACCGAGGAGTGGTCGGAGAAGGGGCCAGACTCCGGAGAACAGGTCATCTAAGGACAGACCTACACACACTCCAG ATGTTGTTGCTGATGAAGGTGAAGAAGCAAGATGGCGGAATCGCGCCTTGTCCTTCGAGTCGAGCGACCCGGAGACAGAGAAGGTGGCAGGACTCCCGAAACAGCGCTTACAGCAGCCTTGTCCTGACAAGCTGCAGGAGTCGTGGAACTCCCTGTCTCTGTTCAACCACTCTCACAGGGGACGCATCACCAACATGGACCAGGAAG GTGATGTCCTTGATGACTACCTGTCTGGAAACAAGAGAAGTAAAACAGCAGAGCCCACAAAGGAAGAGGAGGAAGTTCCAGATACTATGGA AGAAATCTTTGAGATCCCAGTACTGCCTGAAGGTAGAGAACTGAGGATCAACATCAGGACAACATGGGGAGACAGGCACTATGTAGGGCTGAATGGGATTGAAGTCTTCAGCAGCACTGGACAGCCAGTAAAAATTGCCAAG ATAATTGCGGACCCATCCGATATCAACGTCCTTCCTGACTACAGCTCGGACCCACGCGTAGTCACCAACCTGACGGACGGTGTGAATCGTACGCGGGACGACATCCACATGTGGCTGGCTCCCTACACGCCAAACGGCAACCACTACATCTGTCTCACCTTCCAACAGCCGTGTAAAGTGGCCATGATAAGAATATGG AACTACAACAAGTCcagaattcattcattcagaggTGCAAGGGACATTGAGATGATGCTAGATAAAAGTTTAATTTTCAAGGGAGAAATAGCAAA AGCAAGTGGTCTGCTGCAGGGTGACTTGGACTCCTTTGGTGAT ACCATACTGTTCACCATGGATGAGGAGATACTAGAGGCCATGGCACAGTATGATGAGACGTATGAGGGGGATGTGGAAGACTATGATGAAGAAGAGGAGGCACCGTTTGAGAGACCAAGCACTGCAGACAAGGGAAAACAG ACTGTCACAGGGGACCGACCTTTCACAACAGCTAAAGCTGCGGAGAGACAGATGGCTgcacaacgacaacaacaacaacaacaacaacaacaattacaaACACAGGTTCCTGTGGGGGAGCCACGGCCTGATGCCTACCAGGGACAAG TGTTGCAGTTGAATTTCACTGGGACCTGGGGCGACCCCCACTACCTGGGGCTGACTGGACTGGAGGTGCTGGGCTGGGAAGGAGATCCTCTGACTCTCAGTCCCAGGATGGTCAGTGCCACCCCTAGGGACATCACAGTACTTCCAGGGTATGAGGATGACACCAGGACTTTGGATAA gTTGGTGGATGGCTGCAATGTGACCACAGCAGATGAGCACATGTGGCTGATACCATTTAACGAGGGGGACGGCCATGTCTTGACAGTTGACCTGGGCCAGCCACAGTACCTGACAGGGCTGAGGTTCTGGAACTACAACAAGGGCCGTGAGGACACTTACAGAGGG GCCAAGGTTGTCCACCTGGTGTTGGATGGACAGGTCATCTCCCCACCCCAAGGTTACCTTATCAGGAAGGCTCCAGGGAACTGTAACTATGACTACGCACAGGACATCAGCTTCTCTCAGAGCCCTGTCTCCTCACAACCTGTTAAACTGTCATCACAACCCCTGGAGCTTTCTGTTAG CAGCTATGGTGGACGTCCTGCCAGGTGGTTAGATAAAACCAG ACAGAGTAAGCTGATGAATGAAGAGGCCAGTCAGGACTACGAACCACTCATCATGCCATGTGGAT TTGTGTTTGAGCTCCAGCTGCTGTCGACCTGGGGTGACCCCTACTATGTTGGGCTGAATGGTCTGGACTTCTACAACGAGAATGGGGACCAGATCCAGCTGACTCAGAACA ACATTGCTGCGTACCCTGAGAGTGTGAACGTGCTACCAGGTGTGGAGGGGGATGTGAGAACACCTGACAAGCTCATAGATGGGAACAACTGCACCAACGATGGCAAAAACATGTGGATAGCACCTGTCCTACCTGGGGTG ATCAACAGAGTGTATGTGATATTTGACCAGCCACAGACAGTCTCCATGATTAAGTTGTGGAACTACAGCAAGACTCCAACCAGGGGTGTGAAGGAGTTTGGG GTGTTGGTGGATGACCTTGTTGTGTACAACGGTATCCTGGGCATGGTGCCGGCCACACGTGGGATCCTGCCCACATGTGATGCTCCCACACCTTACCACACAATCCTCTTCACCGATGATGATGCTATCgctcagagagagagacatactGTCATCAG GTACTTCCACCCAAACTTCTATCCAGTCATGCCAGTTCCTCATCTTCTTAGTCATcctttctttttacaacatgG TAATCAGGTCCCAGATGACCAGGATGTGAAGATGACAGATGATAACAGAGTGATGGCACATCACAGGCAGCCCAAGAAACCTTCAGTGGACCAGG CTTTACGCCCAACCACATCGGTGACAGGACCAGGAAGAGGTGCGCATAGAAGATAG
- the LOC118428845 gene encoding protein KIAA0556-like isoform X1, translating to MEHSSNRRRWGNTEDRKTPIKPAEESSLKEEIDPSYEEYLLLLQQRNRLVKKLKQKDDKQIELERREKGFALYVNGANQKGRKGKTPSPPKQPKSARRSKTAGGYPRTLDHQQLQELQAQDQEEQRFRAKTAPGKVQRRNWLQGSVHIRTNIGDKMRVAAPVVSPSPKLPPIISPSVPPLGCTFTVPRDSPVPSKLPCVNGTSFSTKDRDYCLPGTRCYQDYGEYSEDFDPGSDTDKEEEELARNMSLVLQGDSSDDNSDIEIDASKYENKSSSKQKHDVRSGQEDSRSSEEEEINEQLVLSINDVKTLRRSLEMNSSIQKNLAAAKKMEEPEEEIEEELEEDSLDEDKEEPVEDSGGLEPGDMIVLEFAGTSKKELQRDLSAARRKGTEHDDYIQPNRPNRTSHRDSPSRKEKVQKEITLEAEPVKRKERPLSAARKVQPGPQQDWSADRAEVLQAVQTENMALENLRRDTRSAPLSRAKAVPSEDPAAVLEALQAENQQVEEYRRDTRSAPAQEPPQDRQGGDQALGGEASSPNRKDKDSFLQSGDSLAQVMDKVLQMDAKQQKMLLKALGKIEKSAQPVSPRASGKESGDGTAVIPDVRRVREVKPREVRRAGTPAWAKADRSEPIPQELETDNVRASSKQDKSEGTIEVFCEMLSNWGHPTRLGLTEMEFFDLEGKKIPVSEADVVVTAAEDKKGTVGCLVNGKTKTIKDRHMWSCSFGPDSPSVELVFNLHGQTNSQQGFGISKVKIWNYNKSLAELDIGVRHMRLYIGVDLVFNGEVDKGCGNQVFDYSTTVLVGDQEETKPTSEPELRSETRIINYSDAKLELPEVEEEPPRSQESARGVSSPNRRRQRTPRISKKMAARLDGLQSPESSSSRSSSSRESPTCPTSPMSYDRDSGLGTESARTDRTRESQEEPSLLQQVQKQARAVSRGSKQDWFEPARNSPDQSKAKPRTKPLWLQAEEERDGSSSDSTGPTVQDTGLNTTLDKMVHWPQKGVPELPTLLDNMERPDSKRRPRSGRRRGQTPENRSSKDRPTHTPDVVADEGEEARWRNRALSFESSDPETEKVAGLPKQRLQQPCPDKLQESWNSLSLFNHSHRGRITNMDQEGDVLDDYLSGNKRSKTAEPTKEEEEVPDTMEEIFEIPVLPEGRELRINIRTTWGDRHYVGLNGIEVFSSTGQPVKIAKIIADPSDINVLPDYSSDPRVVTNLTDGVNRTRDDIHMWLAPYTPNGNHYICLTFQQPCKVAMIRIWNYNKSRIHSFRGARDIEMMLDKSLIFKGEIAKASGLLQGDLDSFGDTILFTMDEEILEAMAQYDETYEGDVEDYDEEEEAPFERPSTADKGKQTVTGDRPFTTAKAAERQMAAQRQQQQQQQQQLQTQVPVGEPRPDAYQGQVLQLNFTGTWGDPHYLGLTGLEVLGWEGDPLTLSPRMVSATPRDITVLPGYEDDTRTLDKLVDGCNVTTADEHMWLIPFNEGDGHVLTVDLGQPQYLTGLRFWNYNKGREDTYRGAKVVHLVLDGQVISPPQGYLIRKAPGNCNYDYAQDISFSQSPVSSQPVKLSSQPLELSVSSYGGRPARWLDKTRQSKLMNEEASQDYEPLIMPCGFVFELQLLSTWGDPYYVGLNGLDFYNENGDQIQLTQNNIAAYPESVNVLPGVEGDVRTPDKLIDGNNCTNDGKNMWIAPVLPGVINRVYVIFDQPQTVSMIKLWNYSKTPTRGVKEFGVLVDDLVVYNGILGMVPATRGILPTCDAPTPYHTILFTDDDAIAQRERHTVIRYFHPNFYPVMPVPHLLSHPFFLQHGNQVPDDQDVKMTDDNRVMAHHRQPKKPSVDQALRPTTSVTGPGRGAHRR from the exons ATGGAAC ACTCCAGTAATAGAAGACGATGGGGCAATACTGAAGACAGGAAAACTCCTATCAAACCTGCGGAAGAG TCTTCACTGAAAGAAGAGATTGATCCTAGCTATGAGGAGTACCTGCTGCTGTTACAACAAAGAAACAG ACTAGTGAAGAAGCTGAAACAGAAGGATGATAAACAGATAGAACTAGAGAGGAGGGAAAAGGGGTTTGCCTTGTATGTAAATGGAGCCAACCAGAAAGGAAGGAAGGGGAAGACTCCATCTCCCCCTAAACAACCCAAGTCTGCACGGAGGAGCAAGACAGCTGGAG GGTACCCCCGTACCCTAGACCACCAGCAGCTTCAGGAATTGCAGGCACAGGATCAGGAGGAACAACGTTTTCGTGCCAAGACTGCGCCAGGGAAGGTTCAGCGTAGGAACTGGCTCCAAGGATCGGTCCACATCAGGACAAACATAGGGGACAAGATGAGAGTGGCAGCTCCAG TTGTTTCTCCCTCACCCAAGCTGCCCCCTATTATTTCCCCCTCTGTTCCACCTCTTGGCTGTACCTTCACTGTTCCAAGGGACAGCCCTGTCCCCTCCAAGCTTCCTTGTGTCAATGGAACCtcttttagcaccaaggacagggactaTTGTCTTCCAGGCACACGCTGCTATCAGGACT ATGGAGAGTACTCTGAGGACTTTGACCCTGGGAGTGAtacagacaaagaagaagaggagttaGCCAGGAACATGTCACTAGTTCTACAGGGGGATTCTTCTGATGACAACAGTGACATAGAGATTGATGCATCTAAATATGAGAACAAATCCTCAAGTAAACAG AAGCACGATGTTAGAAGTGGGCAGGAAGACAGCAGGAGCTCAGAGGAAGAAGAAATCAATGAACAGCTGGTGTTGAGTATTAATGATGTGAAGACGTTGAGAAGAAGTCTTGAGATGAACTCAAGTATACAGAAGAACCTTGCTGCTGCCAAGAAG ATGGAAGAACCAGAAGAAGAGATAGAAGAGGAGTTGGAAGAAGATAGCCTTGATGAGGAtaaag AAGAACCTGTTGAAGACAGTGGTGGACTGGAACCAGGAGATATGATTGTACTGGAGTTTGCTGGTACAAGTAAAAAGG AACTTCAAAGAGATCTGTCAGCTGCAAG ACGAAAAGGCACAGAGCATGATGACTACATACAGCCCAATAGACCAAATAGAACAAGCCACAGAGATAG CCCAAGCAGGAAAGAAAAGGTGCAAAAGGAGATAACTTTAGAAGCAG AACCAGTGAAAAGGAAGGAGCGCCCCCTTTCAGCAGCTAGGAAAGTGCAGCCAGGTCCCCAGCAGGACTGGAGTGCAGACAGGGCAGAGGTACTGCAGGCAGTACAGACTGAGAACATGGCACTGGAGAACCTGAGGAGGGACACCAGGAGTGCACCACTCAGTAGGgccaag GCTGTCCCTAGTGAGGACCCTGCTGCTGTGTTAGAAGCCCTGCAGGCTGAGAACCAGCAGGTAGAGGAGTATAGGAGGGACACCAGGTCTGCACCTGCACAGGAGCCTCCTCAGGACAGGCAGGGGGGAGATCAG gCCCTTGGGGGAGAAGCTTCTTCCCCAAACAGGAAAGATAAGGACAGTTTCCTACAGTCTGGGGACTCCCTGGCTCAAGTCATGGACAAGGTTCTACAGATGGATGCTAA ACAACAGAAGATGCTCCTGAAGGCCCTAGGTAAGATAGAGAAGTCAGCACAGCCTGTGTCTCCCAGGGCCTCAGGAAAGGAGAGTGGAGATGGGACAGCCGTCATACCTGATGTCAGGCGGGTCAGAGAAGTGAAACCCAGAGAGGTGAGGAGAGCAGGGACGCCTGCATGGGCCAAGGCTGATAGGAGTGAGCCTATACCACAG GAGCTTGAAACAGATAATGTCAGGGCCAGCAGTAAGCAGGATAAAAGCGAGGGTACGATAGAGGTGTTCTGTGAGATGTTATCCAACTGGGGACACCCCACCAGACTGGGGCTGACAGAGATGGAGTTCTTCGACCTGGAAGGGAAGAAGATACCAGTATCTGAAGCTGATGTTGTGGTAACCGCGGCTGAGGACAAGAAGGGAACTGTTGGATGTCTGGTCAATGGCAAAACTAAG acAATCAAAGACCGTCACATGTGGAGCTGTAGTTTTGGTCCTGACAGCCCTTCTGTAGAGCTGGTGTTTAACTTACACGGACAGACTAACAGCCAACAGGGCTTCGGTATCTCCAAGGTCAAGATATGGAACTACAACAAGAGTCTTGCG GAACTAGACATTGGTGTGCGACACATGAGACTGTACATTGGAGTTGACCTGGTATTCAACGGCGAGGTGGATAAAGGCTGTGGGAACCAGGTGTTTGATTACAGCACCACCGTGCTGGTGGGAGACCAGGAGGAGACCAAGCCCACATCAGAGCCAGAACTGCGGTCTGAGACCAGAATCATTAACTATTCTGATGCCAAGTTGGAGCTGCCTGAAGTGGAAGAGGAACCACCTCGGAGTCAGGAGTCTGCAAGAg GAGTGAGCTCCCCTAACAGAAGGAGACAGAGAACACCTCGGATCTCCAAGAAGATGGCTGCCAGGCTGGACGGCCTCCAGAGCCCTGAGTCATCTTCTTCACGCTCGTCGTCTTCTCGAGAAAGTCCTACATGTCCTACAAGTCCTAtgag CTATGACAGGGATTCAGGACTAGGGACAGAAAGTGCACGGACAGACAGAACAAGAGAAAGCCAGGAAGAACCATCCCTATTACAACAAGTGCAGAAACAagccag GGCTGTGTCTAGAGGCAGTAAGCAAGACTGGTTTGAGCCAGCCAGAAATTCTCCTGACCA AAGTAAAGCCAAGCCAAGAACCAAGCCTCTGTGGCTGCAGGCAGAAG AAGAAAGAGATGGCAGTAGCTCAGATTCTACTGGGCCCACAGTGCAGGACACAGGACTCAACACTACCCTGGACAAGATGGTGCATTGGCCACAGAAAGG TGTTCCAGAGTTGCCCACCTTACTGGACAACATGGAGAGACCAGACAGTAAGAGGAGACCGAGGAGTGGTCGGAGAAGGGGCCAGACTCCGGAGAACAGGTCATCTAAGGACAGACCTACACACACTCCAG ATGTTGTTGCTGATGAAGGTGAAGAAGCAAGATGGCGGAATCGCGCCTTGTCCTTCGAGTCGAGCGACCCGGAGACAGAGAAGGTGGCAGGACTCCCGAAACAGCGCTTACAGCAGCCTTGTCCTGACAAGCTGCAGGAGTCGTGGAACTCCCTGTCTCTGTTCAACCACTCTCACAGGGGACGCATCACCAACATGGACCAGGAAG GTGATGTCCTTGATGACTACCTGTCTGGAAACAAGAGAAGTAAAACAGCAGAGCCCACAAAGGAAGAGGAGGAAGTTCCAGATACTATGGA AGAAATCTTTGAGATCCCAGTACTGCCTGAAGGTAGAGAACTGAGGATCAACATCAGGACAACATGGGGAGACAGGCACTATGTAGGGCTGAATGGGATTGAAGTCTTCAGCAGCACTGGACAGCCAGTAAAAATTGCCAAG ATAATTGCGGACCCATCCGATATCAACGTCCTTCCTGACTACAGCTCGGACCCACGCGTAGTCACCAACCTGACGGACGGTGTGAATCGTACGCGGGACGACATCCACATGTGGCTGGCTCCCTACACGCCAAACGGCAACCACTACATCTGTCTCACCTTCCAACAGCCGTGTAAAGTGGCCATGATAAGAATATGG AACTACAACAAGTCcagaattcattcattcagaggTGCAAGGGACATTGAGATGATGCTAGATAAAAGTTTAATTTTCAAGGGAGAAATAGCAAA AGCAAGTGGTCTGCTGCAGGGTGACTTGGACTCCTTTGGTGAT ACCATACTGTTCACCATGGATGAGGAGATACTAGAGGCCATGGCACAGTATGATGAGACGTATGAGGGGGATGTGGAAGACTATGATGAAGAAGAGGAGGCACCGTTTGAGAGACCAAGCACTGCAGACAAGGGAAAACAG ACTGTCACAGGGGACCGACCTTTCACAACAGCTAAAGCTGCGGAGAGACAGATGGCTgcacaacgacaacaacaacaacaacaacaacaacaattacaaACACAGGTTCCTGTGGGGGAGCCACGGCCTGATGCCTACCAGGGACAAG TGTTGCAGTTGAATTTCACTGGGACCTGGGGCGACCCCCACTACCTGGGGCTGACTGGACTGGAGGTGCTGGGCTGGGAAGGAGATCCTCTGACTCTCAGTCCCAGGATGGTCAGTGCCACCCCTAGGGACATCACAGTACTTCCAGGGTATGAGGATGACACCAGGACTTTGGATAA gTTGGTGGATGGCTGCAATGTGACCACAGCAGATGAGCACATGTGGCTGATACCATTTAACGAGGGGGACGGCCATGTCTTGACAGTTGACCTGGGCCAGCCACAGTACCTGACAGGGCTGAGGTTCTGGAACTACAACAAGGGCCGTGAGGACACTTACAGAGGG GCCAAGGTTGTCCACCTGGTGTTGGATGGACAGGTCATCTCCCCACCCCAAGGTTACCTTATCAGGAAGGCTCCAGGGAACTGTAACTATGACTACGCACAGGACATCAGCTTCTCTCAGAGCCCTGTCTCCTCACAACCTGTTAAACTGTCATCACAACCCCTGGAGCTTTCTGTTAG CAGCTATGGTGGACGTCCTGCCAGGTGGTTAGATAAAACCAG ACAGAGTAAGCTGATGAATGAAGAGGCCAGTCAGGACTACGAACCACTCATCATGCCATGTGGAT TTGTGTTTGAGCTCCAGCTGCTGTCGACCTGGGGTGACCCCTACTATGTTGGGCTGAATGGTCTGGACTTCTACAACGAGAATGGGGACCAGATCCAGCTGACTCAGAACA ACATTGCTGCGTACCCTGAGAGTGTGAACGTGCTACCAGGTGTGGAGGGGGATGTGAGAACACCTGACAAGCTCATAGATGGGAACAACTGCACCAACGATGGCAAAAACATGTGGATAGCACCTGTCCTACCTGGGGTG ATCAACAGAGTGTATGTGATATTTGACCAGCCACAGACAGTCTCCATGATTAAGTTGTGGAACTACAGCAAGACTCCAACCAGGGGTGTGAAGGAGTTTGGG GTGTTGGTGGATGACCTTGTTGTGTACAACGGTATCCTGGGCATGGTGCCGGCCACACGTGGGATCCTGCCCACATGTGATGCTCCCACACCTTACCACACAATCCTCTTCACCGATGATGATGCTATCgctcagagagagagacatactGTCATCAG GTACTTCCACCCAAACTTCTATCCAGTCATGCCAGTTCCTCATCTTCTTAGTCATcctttctttttacaacatgG TAATCAGGTCCCAGATGACCAGGATGTGAAGATGACAGATGATAACAGAGTGATGGCACATCACAGGCAGCCCAAGAAACCTTCAGTGGACCAGG CTTTACGCCCAACCACATCGGTGACAGGACCAGGAAGAGGTGCGCATAGAAGATAG